A window of the Cryptosporangium minutisporangium genome harbors these coding sequences:
- a CDS encoding CDP-alcohol phosphatidyltransferase family protein codes for MPEASEVAPAPVATDPPVTARVLTVPNALSALRLLGVPVFVYLVLVAHADLLALLVLVVSGFSDWLDGALARAWGQVSRIGQLLDPLADRLYVFTTVVTFAIRDIIPWWLALALIVRDGVLWLALMVLRQYGYGPLPVHYVGKAATFNLLYAFPLLLLAGQDGLVGAIAAPVGWAFAIWGVGLYWWAAALYVVQTGSLVRFARRDRVEAAG; via the coding sequence GTGCCCGAGGCATCAGAGGTGGCACCGGCTCCGGTCGCCACCGATCCGCCGGTGACGGCGCGCGTACTCACCGTGCCGAACGCGCTCAGCGCACTGCGGCTGCTCGGCGTTCCGGTGTTCGTCTACCTGGTCCTGGTGGCCCACGCCGACCTGCTCGCGCTGCTCGTACTGGTGGTCAGCGGCTTCTCCGACTGGCTGGACGGTGCGCTGGCCCGGGCCTGGGGCCAGGTTAGCCGGATCGGGCAGTTGCTGGACCCGCTCGCCGACCGCCTCTACGTCTTCACCACCGTCGTCACGTTCGCGATCCGCGACATCATCCCGTGGTGGCTGGCCCTGGCGCTGATCGTCCGGGACGGGGTGCTCTGGCTCGCGTTGATGGTGCTGCGGCAGTACGGCTACGGGCCGTTGCCGGTGCACTACGTCGGCAAGGCGGCGACGTTCAACCTGCTCTACGCGTTCCCGCTGCTGCTGCTGGCCGGGCAGGACGGCCTGGTGGGCGCGATCGCCGCCCCGGTTGGCTGGGCGTTCGCGATCTGGGGCGTCGGGCTGTACTGGTGGGCCGCCGCGCTCTACGTCGTGCAGACCGGTTCGCTCGTCCGGTTCGCCCGGCGGGACCGCGTGGAGGCCGCCGGGTGA